The Haladaptatus cibarius D43 genome window below encodes:
- a CDS encoding DUF7520 family protein codes for MSERIVSSRPIFLTTATVVVLLAGAIGFVVGTTGQSRGTAMAIFGVSLFEMTPFTMALFGMILTTCVLALVFGLVTYVSRYDTERTT; via the coding sequence ATGAGCGAGCGCATCGTTTCGAGTCGTCCCATCTTCCTCACCACTGCCACAGTCGTCGTTCTCCTCGCGGGTGCGATCGGGTTCGTCGTCGGTACGACCGGTCAGAGTCGCGGCACGGCGATGGCGATTTTCGGCGTTTCGCTGTTCGAAATGACCCCCTTCACGATGGCGCTGTTCGGCATGATTCTCACGACCTGCGTGTTGGCGTTGGTGTTCGGTCTCGTCACCTACGTCTCTCGATATGATACCGAACGGACGACGTGA
- a CDS encoding antitoxin VapB family protein, translating to MSSKNITLKEEAYESLKSHKRDDESFSDVVLRLSGANKDVMKGFGMLSDEEADDLREHVEDVREQFNEDFTEGRDELFGQ from the coding sequence ATGAGTTCGAAAAACATCACGCTCAAAGAAGAAGCATACGAGTCGTTGAAGTCTCACAAACGTGACGACGAGAGCTTTAGTGACGTAGTCCTTCGCCTGTCGGGTGCAAACAAAGACGTGATGAAAGGCTTCGGTATGCTAAGCGATGAAGAAGCAGATGACCTCCGAGAACACGTTGAGGACGTTCGAGAACAGTTTAACGAGGATTTCACGGAGGGGCGAGATGAACTGTTTGGACAGTAG
- a CDS encoding type II toxin-antitoxin system VapC family toxin, whose product MNCLDSSFLIDYLNGQPDAQEYMETNPTSSFYSPSLVLFELYDGLDEHTDRSLDEFDAALDWITPMPFTVASSREAIKIKRELKANGMPVNLKDVLIAGTVREAGGTIVTRDDDFKHVAGLSVRNY is encoded by the coding sequence ATGAACTGTTTGGACAGTAGTTTTCTCATTGACTACCTCAACGGACAACCCGACGCACAGGAATATATGGAAACCAATCCAACTTCGTCGTTCTACTCCCCTTCGCTCGTGCTATTCGAGTTATACGACGGGTTGGACGAACACACTGACCGTTCGCTCGACGAGTTCGATGCTGCTTTGGACTGGATAACTCCGATGCCGTTCACGGTAGCAAGTTCCCGAGAGGCAATCAAAATCAAACGAGAGTTGAAGGCGAATGGCATGCCAGTGAACCTCAAAGACGTGCTTATTGCAGGTACTGTCCGTGAAGCGGGTGGTACAATCGTTACTCGTGATGATGATTTTAAACACGTAGCGGGGCTTTCTGTGAGGAATTATTGA
- the thsA gene encoding thermosome subunit alpha encodes MGGRPMFILNEDSQRTHGRDAQSSNIAAGKAVSEAVRTTLGPRGMDKMLVSDDGDVVITNDGATILNSMDIEHPAAQMIVEVSQTQEDEVGDGTTTASVLAGELLAKAEDLLEQDVHATTIVEGYARARDIALEAIDDLSLDADIDDEILKQVAESSMTGKGTGDITTERLAEVVVNAVRHVEGEEKVERDDIRVHTQVGSSSSATELIEGIVTDTEPAHKNMPRSVEDATVLCTDGTFSVRETEIDAEYSVDNVDQLTAAMDAEESQLKELADAIADAGVDVVFSHSSIDDRTASYLAKHGILAFEDVDDGLTTSIAQATGGKRTGKPDDVDEDELGHADSIRVEKYGGEDLTFIEGGAAAKSVSLFVRGGTEHVVDELERALNDALDVVSTATDSGNVVPGAGATEINIAGRVRDEAAGVEGRQQLAIEAFADAVEVLPRTLAENTGMDPIDALVDLRAANDDEAGRAGIISSGETGEIADPVEEGVIDPAAVKREAVESATEAATMIARIDDVIAAK; translated from the coding sequence ATGGGCGGACGACCGATGTTCATCCTCAACGAGGATTCCCAACGAACGCACGGTCGGGACGCTCAGTCCTCCAACATCGCCGCGGGCAAAGCGGTAAGCGAGGCAGTACGAACGACGCTCGGCCCGCGAGGAATGGACAAGATGCTCGTCTCCGACGACGGTGACGTGGTTATCACCAACGACGGGGCGACCATCCTCAACTCGATGGACATCGAACACCCCGCCGCACAGATGATCGTCGAGGTTTCCCAGACACAGGAAGACGAAGTCGGCGACGGCACGACGACGGCCTCCGTTCTCGCCGGGGAACTCCTCGCCAAAGCGGAAGACCTCCTCGAACAGGACGTTCACGCGACGACCATCGTGGAAGGCTACGCACGCGCACGAGACATCGCACTGGAAGCTATCGACGACCTTTCGCTCGATGCCGACATCGACGACGAGATTCTCAAACAGGTCGCAGAATCTAGCATGACCGGTAAAGGCACCGGCGACATCACGACCGAACGACTCGCCGAAGTCGTCGTGAACGCCGTGCGCCACGTCGAAGGCGAAGAGAAGGTCGAACGAGACGACATTCGCGTTCACACCCAAGTCGGTTCGAGTTCCAGCGCGACGGAACTCATCGAGGGAATCGTCACCGACACGGAACCGGCGCACAAGAACATGCCGCGCTCGGTCGAGGACGCAACCGTTCTCTGCACTGACGGCACGTTCAGCGTCCGCGAGACGGAAATCGACGCGGAGTACTCCGTCGATAACGTCGACCAACTCACGGCCGCGATGGACGCCGAAGAGAGCCAACTCAAAGAACTCGCCGACGCAATCGCCGACGCTGGCGTCGATGTCGTCTTCTCGCATTCCTCCATCGACGACCGCACTGCGTCGTACCTCGCCAAACACGGCATCCTCGCCTTCGAGGACGTTGACGACGGCCTCACTACCTCCATTGCGCAGGCCACGGGCGGCAAGCGCACGGGCAAACCGGACGATGTAGACGAGGACGAACTCGGTCACGCAGACAGCATCCGCGTCGAAAAGTACGGCGGCGAAGACCTCACCTTCATAGAGGGCGGCGCGGCCGCAAAGTCCGTCAGCCTCTTCGTCCGCGGCGGGACCGAACACGTCGTTGACGAACTGGAGCGCGCACTGAACGACGCGCTGGACGTCGTTTCGACCGCCACAGATTCCGGAAACGTCGTCCCCGGCGCAGGCGCAACCGAAATCAACATCGCGGGCCGCGTCCGCGACGAAGCCGCAGGCGTCGAAGGTCGCCAGCAACTCGCCATCGAAGCGTTCGCCGACGCCGTCGAAGTGCTTCCGCGCACGCTCGCCGAGAACACGGGTATGGATCCAATCGACGCCCTCGTCGACCTCCGCGCCGCGAACGACGACGAAGCGGGCCGCGCAGGAATCATCTCCTCCGGCGAAACCGGCGAAATCGCAGACCCAGTCGAGGAAGGCGTCATCGACCCCGCCGCGGTCAAGCGCGAAGCAGTCGAGAGCGCGACCGAAGCCGCGACGATGATCGCCCGCATCGACGACGTTATCGCGGCGAAGTAA
- a CDS encoding amidohydrolase family protein, whose amino-acid sequence MLELEHRFRVVDVHSRLPVEETVTARGRAISPEKLEREMHQAGVISTVVFPGPQEGQSYLRANNAVARRSVERPFVSFARINGPRDPTGSTTARLRNFGARRKEWHTSPEDVEQYAYDDRFHGFKLDPVQDGLPDEAVLDQLEDVGLPLLVHAGDGFSPTDATDALLDRSFPVILSHFGGYPLNRNLMDDAIDLLDSSDDCYLDTSFVRYRDQLERAIMEHPDRVLFGSGAPNSHPNVAVMEILTLDVPEDAMRKVFTKNPSRVVAGLSVE is encoded by the coding sequence ATGCTGGAACTGGAACACCGTTTTCGCGTCGTGGACGTTCATTCCCGTCTCCCCGTCGAAGAAACGGTCACCGCGCGCGGGCGGGCAATCTCGCCGGAGAAATTGGAGCGCGAGATGCACCAAGCGGGCGTCATCTCGACCGTTGTCTTTCCCGGACCGCAGGAAGGCCAAAGCTATCTTCGCGCGAACAACGCAGTCGCTCGGCGGAGCGTCGAACGCCCGTTCGTCAGTTTCGCGCGAATCAACGGCCCGCGCGACCCGACCGGAAGCACGACGGCGCGACTGCGGAACTTCGGCGCGCGACGGAAAGAATGGCACACCTCTCCGGAGGACGTAGAGCAGTACGCTTACGACGACCGATTCCACGGGTTCAAACTCGACCCGGTGCAGGACGGCCTTCCGGACGAGGCTGTCCTCGACCAACTGGAAGATGTTGGCCTTCCCCTGCTCGTCCATGCGGGCGACGGATTTTCACCGACCGACGCCACAGATGCCCTTCTCGACCGGTCGTTTCCCGTCATCCTCTCGCATTTCGGCGGCTATCCTCTCAATCGGAATTTGATGGACGACGCAATCGACCTGCTCGACTCCTCCGACGACTGCTATCTGGACACGAGTTTCGTTCGCTACCGCGACCAGTTAGAGCGCGCCATCATGGAACACCCCGACCGCGTCCTGTTCGGCAGTGGTGCGCCGAACTCCCATCCGAACGTCGCCGTGATGGAAATTTTGACCTTGGACGTTCCGGAAGACGCCATGCGAAAAGTGTTCACCAAAAACCCGTCGCGCGTCGTTGCCGGACTCTCCGTCGAATAG
- a CDS encoding glycosyltransferase family 2 protein, whose translation MNLSVVVPTLNGRDPLSTSLDTLSRHAPEAEVIVVNGPSADGTTGMVCDRDDVSALVEISDRNLNVARNAGIAEASGDAIALIGQNVTIEESWCDGVTQAITNGADVVTGPVHRMVKAGMTTETVETRTIAGRDVTYFSGRNAAFSRDAIEAVDGFDENLQTGGARDCAHRLATLDRSVTWSPTVSVRRSEGDDGDDRDWGIKYRSLAYRMTKNYGPRFTVFRRTVQDAVGDAREEGRDVASGETKPTFWVGCGKHVCKGIAVGTKDGVLARLRDRSDARNPAGVSSRADRAVERYDWR comes from the coding sequence ATGAACCTGTCCGTGGTGGTTCCGACGCTCAACGGGCGTGACCCTCTGAGCACAAGCCTCGACACGCTCTCCCGGCACGCGCCGGAGGCCGAGGTCATCGTCGTCAACGGGCCATCCGCGGACGGAACGACCGGGATGGTGTGTGACCGCGACGACGTGAGTGCCTTGGTCGAAATCTCCGACCGAAACCTGAACGTCGCGCGGAACGCCGGAATCGCCGAAGCCAGTGGCGACGCGATAGCGCTCATCGGGCAAAACGTCACTATCGAAGAGTCGTGGTGCGACGGCGTTACGCAAGCAATAACGAACGGCGCGGATGTCGTAACCGGTCCCGTCCACCGAATGGTCAAAGCGGGGATGACGACCGAAACGGTCGAAACGCGGACGATTGCCGGACGGGACGTGACCTACTTTTCGGGCCGGAACGCCGCCTTCAGTCGGGACGCAATCGAGGCTGTGGATGGCTTCGACGAGAATCTGCAAACCGGCGGCGCGCGCGACTGCGCACACCGCCTCGCAACCCTCGACCGGTCGGTCACGTGGTCGCCCACGGTGAGCGTGCGCCGGAGTGAGGGAGACGACGGCGACGACCGCGATTGGGGAATCAAATATCGCTCGCTCGCCTATCGAATGACGAAAAACTACGGGCCGCGTTTCACGGTTTTCAGACGAACGGTACAGGATGCAGTGGGTGACGCCCGCGAAGAAGGCCGAGATGTGGCGTCGGGCGAGACGAAACCGACCTTCTGGGTGGGGTGCGGAAAACACGTCTGTAAGGGAATCGCCGTCGGAACGAAAGACGGCGTTCTCGCCCGCCTGCGCGACCGAAGCGACGCCCGAAATCCTGCGGGGGTTTCGTCGCGGGCAGACCGCGCGGTCGAACGCTACGACTGGCGATAG
- a CDS encoding class I SAM-dependent methyltransferase, with protein MKGQEWYQATEVAEEYDEKRFSRGGRLIDRREKRAVLDAIGPVEGKRVLEIACGTGRFTVMLAERGADIVGLDISSAMLQQGRHKAHNAGVDDHLEFMRGDAARLPFPDDYFDTVFAMRFFHLADTPASFLSEMRRVAKEQVFFDTFAGPSTRSLYNWLLPMGSRLYSLSDVEKLLSETGLRLVGAEHDWVLPYGFYRKIPDAVAERIREIDTSLINSAVGDQLASVSYWNTRVK; from the coding sequence GTGAAGGGACAGGAATGGTATCAGGCGACAGAGGTGGCCGAGGAGTACGACGAGAAGCGATTCTCCCGTGGCGGACGGCTTATCGACCGCCGTGAGAAACGGGCAGTTCTCGACGCGATTGGGCCAGTCGAAGGAAAACGAGTCCTCGAAATCGCCTGTGGCACCGGCCGATTTACCGTCATGCTGGCGGAGCGTGGGGCCGACATCGTCGGACTCGATATTTCGTCGGCGATGCTTCAGCAGGGGCGCCACAAAGCCCACAATGCTGGCGTCGACGACCATCTGGAATTTATGCGCGGTGATGCGGCCCGCCTTCCGTTTCCCGACGACTATTTCGACACCGTGTTTGCGATGCGATTTTTCCACCTCGCTGACACTCCCGCATCCTTCCTGAGTGAGATGCGGAGGGTAGCGAAAGAACAGGTCTTTTTCGATACGTTCGCCGGGCCGAGTACGCGAAGCCTCTACAACTGGCTTCTGCCGATGGGGTCGCGGCTCTACTCGCTTTCCGACGTGGAGAAACTGCTGTCCGAAACCGGTCTTCGACTCGTCGGCGCAGAACACGATTGGGTGCTTCCATACGGCTTCTACCGCAAGATTCCCGACGCCGTTGCGGAGCGAATCCGTGAGATAGATACGAGCCTCATCAATTCAGCTGTCGGCGACCAACTCGCGTCGGTTTCCTACTGGAATACGCGGGTCAAGTAG
- a CDS encoding PPOX class F420-dependent oxidoreductase produces the protein MEPIPDEYHDLFEKKTFANFATVMPDGTPQVTPVWVGYDGDYVLINTAKGRQKEKNVQRNPKVGLDMLDPDDPYRFVSIRGEVEEVTEDGAVEHINELTQRYMEQDEYPNLGEEQGPRVIIRIRPDRVVAGG, from the coding sequence ATGGAACCGATTCCAGACGAGTATCACGACCTCTTCGAAAAGAAGACGTTCGCAAACTTCGCAACCGTCATGCCGGACGGGACGCCGCAGGTGACGCCCGTCTGGGTCGGCTACGACGGCGACTACGTTCTCATCAACACGGCGAAAGGGCGACAAAAAGAGAAAAACGTCCAGCGAAATCCGAAGGTCGGACTGGATATGCTCGACCCGGACGACCCCTACCGATTCGTTTCGATTCGCGGAGAAGTCGAGGAAGTGACCGAGGACGGTGCCGTCGAACACATCAACGAACTCACCCAGCGATATATGGAACAGGACGAGTACCCGAACCTCGGCGAGGAACAAGGGCCGCGCGTCATCATTCGCATTCGACCCGACCGCGTCGTGGCGGGCGGATAA
- a CDS encoding MarR family transcriptional regulator: protein MSTTATKPAGDFREKLRELPPSAKLIAKVLETDEPLTQGELADESLLPDRTVRYALTRLEEQDLVVSRHSFRDARKQVYLLND from the coding sequence ATGAGCACGACCGCGACCAAACCGGCAGGCGATTTCCGCGAAAAACTGCGCGAACTTCCACCCAGCGCGAAACTCATCGCCAAGGTGTTGGAAACCGACGAACCGCTGACGCAAGGCGAACTCGCCGACGAATCGCTCCTCCCCGACCGAACTGTCCGCTACGCCCTGACCCGCCTCGAAGAGCAAGACCTCGTCGTCTCGCGCCACAGTTTCCGCGACGCGCGAAAACAGGTCTACCTCCTGAACGACTGA
- a CDS encoding MBL fold metallo-hydrolase translates to MNPIPVPTETVAPHGATNAYVVGDVLVDPPGRTDELDRTVAENDVEHVLVTHAHPDHVGAVAHYAETCGATVWARQGRETRFEHATGIAPDETFREGTKIGSLTAIETPGHAPDHVALADDDGAEILAGDLVVAEGSVMVAAGEGDLRAYLTSLRRLYARNPAVLYPGHGPVIDQPRETIRRLIDHRLAREKRVRSAVLSGAKTLDEITDSAYNKDISGVREFAEQTVAAHLEKLAVEGDLRWDDERAVPQ, encoded by the coding sequence GTGAATCCCATCCCCGTCCCGACGGAAACAGTCGCTCCACATGGCGCGACGAACGCCTACGTGGTCGGAGACGTACTCGTTGACCCGCCAGGCAGAACCGACGAACTCGACCGAACAGTCGCCGAAAACGATGTCGAACACGTTCTCGTAACCCACGCCCATCCCGACCACGTCGGGGCAGTCGCCCACTACGCCGAAACCTGCGGTGCGACCGTCTGGGCGCGACAGGGCCGCGAAACGCGATTCGAGCACGCGACGGGAATCGCGCCCGACGAAACGTTCCGCGAGGGGACGAAAATCGGTTCCCTGACCGCTATCGAAACGCCGGGTCACGCCCCCGACCATGTCGCACTTGCAGATGACGACGGAGCCGAAATCCTCGCGGGCGACCTCGTCGTCGCGGAGGGGAGCGTGATGGTCGCCGCCGGAGAGGGCGACCTGCGAGCGTATCTCACCTCGCTCCGCCGACTGTACGCTCGGAATCCTGCTGTGCTGTATCCAGGACACGGGCCGGTTATCGACCAGCCACGGGAGACGATTCGGCGACTTATCGACCATCGACTCGCCCGCGAAAAGCGCGTTCGGTCTGCGGTGCTGTCGGGTGCGAAAACGCTCGACGAAATCACCGACTCGGCATACAACAAGGACATCTCCGGGGTTCGGGAGTTCGCCGAGCAGACTGTGGCCGCCCATCTCGAAAAGTTGGCCGTCGAAGGCGACCTGCGATGGGACGACGAGCGCGCCGTGCCGCAATGA
- a CDS encoding YkgJ family cysteine cluster protein gives MQSLEAELERANALDVSDLADAIEDIGFECTRCGSCCTSEADDPHTATMFPDEVRELQDATEYDFRDVARPMPYGLSDGDDEPEGETFEWALQTDDCGDCRFYEEDDDGLGACSVHPDRPLICQTYPFSVELGGTSQPMGEAVDESGIVRAHECEGLGTDIDREHAEELADALKERAVRELEEAIGVRDNYEPANPDSGEVVVHDSEGAKNTDGTEYEG, from the coding sequence GTGCAGAGTCTCGAAGCCGAACTGGAGCGCGCGAACGCACTCGACGTGAGCGACCTCGCGGACGCAATCGAGGACATCGGATTCGAATGTACGCGCTGTGGATCCTGCTGTACGAGCGAGGCGGACGACCCCCACACCGCGACGATGTTTCCCGACGAAGTGCGCGAGCTACAGGACGCGACGGAGTACGACTTCCGGGACGTAGCGCGACCCATGCCCTACGGCCTCTCCGACGGCGACGATGAACCGGAGGGTGAAACGTTCGAGTGGGCGCTTCAGACTGACGACTGCGGCGACTGCCGATTTTACGAGGAAGACGATGATGGACTGGGCGCGTGTTCCGTGCATCCCGACCGACCGCTCATCTGCCAGACGTACCCCTTCAGCGTCGAACTGGGTGGCACGAGTCAGCCGATGGGCGAAGCGGTAGATGAATCCGGAATCGTCCGAGCACACGAATGCGAAGGACTCGGAACCGACATCGACCGAGAACACGCCGAGGAACTGGCGGACGCTCTCAAAGAGCGTGCAGTCCGCGAACTCGAAGAGGCAATCGGCGTACGCGACAACTACGAACCCGCGAATCCCGATTCCGGCGAAGTCGTCGTCCATGATTCCGAGGGTGCGAAAAACACGGATGGAACCGAGTACGAGGGGTAG
- a CDS encoding TRAM domain-containing protein — translation MEISDKLLCLFSADVTLKGDEYVVSVPRREIDTGSVEPGETYRVALISRETETESSDDQTEAAATTKSTNDSGGPTPVSSEPQPPVEGGEIRYVEVEDIGKQGDGIARVERGYVIIVPGAEIGERVKVEITEVKSNFAVGEIIDEEF, via the coding sequence TTGGAAATCTCTGACAAACTCCTGTGTCTGTTCAGCGCTGATGTTACTCTCAAAGGCGACGAATACGTCGTCTCAGTTCCACGCCGCGAAATCGACACGGGTTCGGTCGAACCGGGAGAAACCTACCGTGTTGCGCTTATCTCGCGCGAAACGGAGACTGAATCGAGCGACGACCAAACCGAGGCGGCGGCGACGACGAAATCCACAAACGACAGCGGTGGCCCGACTCCTGTTTCGTCGGAGCCACAACCACCCGTCGAAGGGGGAGAAATCCGCTACGTCGAAGTCGAAGATATCGGCAAGCAGGGCGACGGTATCGCGCGTGTCGAACGCGGCTACGTCATTATCGTCCCCGGCGCGGAAATCGGCGAGCGCGTGAAGGTCGAAATCACGGAAGTGAAATCGAACTTTGCCGTCGGCGAAATCATCGACGAAGAGTTCTAA
- a CDS encoding radical SAM protein, translated as MIDPTTLDVTLVDGYVDEPAHFGVPPYISTYPRYTAGALVDAGVPAEQITYHTIDELREENPKWADVADADLFIYIGGMTVPGKYVGGTPAEPDEVRKMAWTADGTSLMGGPVKFGVGDENAGGTETQRDDLDFDFVAKGDVEAAAFDLVESGLEGFSNRMRDNEEIDRWAESGAFVIEQHPNHPEYLICEMETSRGCPYRCSFCTEPLYGNPSFREPDSVITEVEGLYQRGARHFRLGRQADILAYGGNGEKPNPDALRKLYGGIREVAPDLGTLHLDNMNPITVVEWPELSREGIRVIAEHNTAGDTAAFGLESADPKVQEQNNLNVTAEECFEAVKIVNEEAGWRPGEDGENAPTFGSDAENRLPKLLPGINLLHGLKGERRETFDHNREFLQRVYDEGLMLRRVNIRQVMAFSGTEMNEVGADIANDHKKLFKQYKREVREEIDNPMLNRVAPPGTVLPNVHLEYHKDGRTFGRQLGTYPLLVGIPGERELGRTIDVAVVDHGFRSVTGVPYPLDVNSATMDELTAIPGLGKQRAGNVIVNRPYETPDELAETVDVDLSKFAQAEKPGSAD; from the coding sequence ATGATTGACCCCACGACCCTCGACGTGACGCTCGTGGACGGCTACGTCGATGAACCGGCCCACTTCGGCGTGCCGCCGTACATCTCGACGTACCCGCGCTACACCGCCGGGGCGCTCGTGGACGCGGGTGTGCCAGCGGAGCAGATTACGTATCACACAATCGACGAACTCCGCGAAGAGAACCCGAAGTGGGCCGACGTGGCCGACGCCGACCTCTTCATCTACATCGGCGGAATGACCGTCCCCGGAAAATACGTCGGCGGGACGCCCGCCGAACCGGACGAAGTGCGCAAAATGGCGTGGACGGCCGACGGAACCAGTTTGATGGGCGGCCCCGTAAAATTCGGTGTCGGCGACGAAAACGCGGGTGGAACGGAAACCCAACGTGACGACCTCGATTTCGACTTCGTGGCGAAAGGCGACGTGGAGGCCGCGGCCTTCGACCTCGTGGAAAGCGGGTTAGAGGGCTTCAGCAACCGGATGCGGGACAACGAGGAAATCGACCGCTGGGCCGAGTCGGGCGCGTTCGTCATCGAACAGCATCCGAACCACCCGGAGTATCTCATCTGCGAGATGGAAACCTCGCGGGGGTGTCCCTACCGATGCTCGTTCTGCACGGAACCGCTGTATGGGAATCCGTCGTTCCGGGAACCCGATTCGGTAATCACGGAGGTCGAAGGGCTGTACCAGCGAGGTGCCCGACACTTCCGCCTCGGGCGACAGGCCGACATTCTGGCCTACGGGGGGAACGGCGAGAAACCGAACCCCGACGCGCTGAGAAAACTGTACGGCGGGATTCGGGAGGTCGCGCCAGACCTCGGGACGCTCCATCTCGACAACATGAACCCGATTACCGTCGTTGAGTGGCCGGAACTGTCGCGGGAGGGGATTCGCGTGATTGCAGAGCATAACACGGCAGGCGACACCGCTGCGTTCGGCCTCGAATCCGCCGACCCGAAAGTGCAGGAACAGAACAACCTGAACGTCACCGCCGAGGAGTGTTTCGAGGCGGTGAAAATCGTCAACGAGGAGGCTGGCTGGCGACCCGGGGAGGACGGCGAAAATGCGCCGACGTTCGGCTCCGACGCGGAAAACCGACTGCCGAAACTCCTGCCGGGAATTAACCTGCTCCACGGCCTCAAAGGCGAGCGCCGGGAAACCTTCGACCACAACCGGGAGTTCCTCCAGCGGGTGTACGATGAGGGCCTGATGCTTCGCCGGGTGAACATCCGGCAGGTCATGGCGTTTTCCGGAACCGAGATGAACGAGGTCGGTGCGGACATCGCAAACGACCACAAAAAGCTGTTTAAGCAGTACAAACGCGAGGTTCGGGAGGAAATCGACAACCCGATGTTGAATCGGGTGGCCCCGCCGGGAACCGTCCTGCCGAACGTGCATCTGGAGTACCACAAGGACGGGCGAACCTTCGGCCGACAACTCGGCACCTACCCCCTGCTCGTCGGGATTCCGGGCGAGCGCGAACTGGGCCGAACCATCGACGTGGCCGTGGTTGACCACGGATTCCGCTCCGTGACGGGCGTTCCGTACCCGCTGGACGTGAACAGCGCGACGATGGACGAACTCACCGCGATTCCCGGACTGGGAAAACAGCGCGCCGGAAACGTCATCGTCAACCGCCCCTACGAAACGCCGGACGAACTCGCGGAAACGGTGGATGTGGATTTGAGCAAGTTTGCACAAGCAGAAAAGCCGGGAAGCGCGGACTGA
- a CDS encoding DUF7559 family protein — translation MPATLEVKCTEDDCELDMFEMHYTYDMPDDVGMSDFSCPYCGETDSLDEIEL, via the coding sequence ATGCCAGCCACGCTTGAGGTCAAATGTACCGAGGACGACTGCGAGTTAGACATGTTCGAGATGCACTACACCTACGACATGCCCGACGACGTCGGTATGTCGGATTTCAGTTGCCCGTACTGTGGCGAAACCGATAGCTTGGACGAAATCGAACTATGA
- a CDS encoding Hsp20/alpha crystallin family protein yields the protein MTLQDIGRSTATAIASRVGRAASKVQEKRKIPSDLLESEDAYLIVFDAAGATGSDVQVRFAEDAVLVRIDRFRDFHDGYDMVYPGRGMSLDGKVELPADADVDAQSASATLTDSGTLEVRVPKSTLESE from the coding sequence ATGACCCTACAGGACATCGGTCGCTCGACCGCGACGGCCATCGCCTCGCGCGTCGGCCGCGCCGCGAGCAAAGTACAGGAAAAACGCAAAATCCCCTCCGACCTACTGGAGAGCGAGGACGCCTATCTCATTGTCTTCGACGCGGCGGGCGCGACGGGAAGCGACGTGCAGGTTCGGTTCGCCGAGGACGCCGTCCTCGTTCGAATCGACCGATTCCGCGATTTCCACGACGGCTACGACATGGTGTACCCCGGACGAGGAATGTCCCTCGACGGGAAGGTCGAACTCCCGGCCGACGCCGACGTGGACGCACAGAGCGCCTCGGCGACGCTGACCGACTCGGGAACCCTCGAAGTTCGCGTACCGAAATCTACGCTGGAATCCGAGTAA